In Hevea brasiliensis isolate MT/VB/25A 57/8 chromosome 13, ASM3005281v1, whole genome shotgun sequence, a single genomic region encodes these proteins:
- the LOC110668131 gene encoding glutaredoxin, with translation MGSILSSSSSKEEIQLALDKAKETSTSAPVVVFSKTYCGYCKRVKQLLTQLGSSFKVIELNEESDGSAIQSALAQWTGLSTVPNVFIGGKHIGGCDSTLEKYQKGELLPLLNDAGAIAKNSA, from the exons ATGGGTTCGATCTTGAGTTCCTCTTCCTCCAAAGAAGAAATTCAGTTGGCACTTGATAAGGCCAAGGAGACTTCCACCTCTGCTCCTGTCGTCGTTTTCAG CAAAACCTACTGTGGTTATTGCAAGAGGGTCAAGCAGCTGCTGACCCAGTTAGGATCAAGCTTCAAGGTCATTGAACTGAACGAGGAAA GTGATGGGTCTGCGATTCAATCAGCATTGGCACAGTGGACTGGGCTAAGCACCGTACCTAACGTGTTTATTGGTGGAAAACACATCGGTGGTTGCGACT CTACGCTGGAGAAGTACCAAAAAGGTGAGCTCTTGCCTCTTCTTAATGATGCTGGGGCCATTGCTAAGAACTCTGCTTAG